Proteins encoded together in one Mycolicibacter minnesotensis window:
- a CDS encoding HAD hydrolase-like protein: MAEHGKGGDGPRGGRGAGDAGRRGRPGQSSGGSFRGSSDQRRSPRSSGPDRDRRPQPRRDHDGSPRPARDHDGSPRPPRDREGGSRPVRDREGGSRPLRDRDGGSRPARDFDRSSRPTRPAGEESAARYDDPPLPEGVEPKQLAPEVRRELSTLNRATADAVACHLVAAGMLLDDDPAAALRHAKAARARSTRITAVREAVGIAAYQCGDWAQAAGELRAARRMGSKSALLPLIADCERGLGRPQRAIELATGPEAEQLEGDEADEMRIVAAGARADLGQVEQALTVLSAGAADPGRTGSTVARLHYAHAETLVALGRESEALEWFLRAAAADTEGVTDVEERIAELGGAATLAEEYDCLLLDLDGTVFRGGEPTVGAVETLAEMASRALYITNNSSRGADEVAAHLNQLGFTATAHDVATSGQIAAGLLAGQLPAGARVLVLGSDSLAAEISAVGLAAVRLATDEPAAVIQGLSTELGWADLAEAALAIRAGAVWMTTNVDKTLPSERGLLPGNGSMVAALRAATDAEPQVAGKPGPALLTAALARGEFYAPLVVGDRLDTDIAAANAAALPSLMVLTGVSSARDAVAAVADQRPTYLGHDLRSLNVGAGVLAIGPQPHWDVQVDGTTVTVSAAPSAGERVDDGLSVARALASAVWEADLTGRPFTVTAADATAEAALQQCALLGTWP, from the coding sequence GTGGCCGAACACGGCAAGGGCGGCGACGGGCCGCGGGGCGGCAGAGGCGCCGGAGATGCCGGACGACGAGGCCGGCCAGGGCAGTCCAGTGGTGGTTCGTTCCGGGGATCGAGCGATCAGCGCCGGTCACCGCGGAGCTCCGGCCCGGACCGCGACCGTCGGCCCCAGCCGCGGCGCGACCACGATGGCAGCCCCCGGCCTGCACGCGACCACGATGGCAGCCCCCGACCACCACGCGACCGCGAGGGTGGCTCGCGACCAGTACGCGACCGCGAGGGTGGCTCGCGACCACTACGCGACCGCGATGGTGGCTCTCGTCCAGCCCGGGACTTCGACCGCTCGTCGCGCCCGACCCGGCCCGCCGGTGAGGAATCCGCAGCACGCTACGACGACCCGCCGCTGCCCGAAGGCGTCGAGCCCAAGCAGTTGGCACCGGAGGTTCGCCGGGAGCTGAGCACACTCAACCGGGCCACCGCGGATGCCGTGGCCTGCCACCTGGTGGCAGCCGGCATGCTGCTCGACGACGACCCCGCAGCCGCACTGCGCCACGCCAAGGCGGCCCGCGCCCGTTCGACGCGGATCACCGCGGTACGCGAGGCCGTGGGGATCGCGGCGTATCAGTGCGGGGATTGGGCTCAGGCCGCCGGTGAGCTGCGGGCGGCACGGCGGATGGGCAGCAAGTCTGCACTGCTGCCGCTGATCGCCGACTGCGAACGCGGTCTGGGCCGGCCCCAGCGGGCGATCGAGCTGGCCACCGGCCCGGAGGCCGAACAGCTTGAGGGCGACGAGGCCGACGAGATGAGGATCGTCGCGGCCGGCGCCCGCGCGGACCTCGGCCAGGTGGAGCAGGCCCTGACGGTGTTGTCTGCGGGGGCGGCCGATCCCGGCCGGACTGGTTCGACGGTGGCGCGGCTGCACTACGCCCACGCCGAGACCCTGGTGGCCCTCGGTCGGGAGTCCGAGGCATTGGAGTGGTTTCTGCGGGCGGCTGCCGCCGACACCGAGGGCGTCACCGACGTCGAAGAGCGGATCGCCGAACTCGGCGGGGCCGCGACACTGGCCGAGGAATACGACTGTCTGCTGCTGGATCTCGATGGCACGGTGTTCCGTGGTGGCGAGCCCACCGTCGGCGCTGTCGAGACCCTGGCTGAGATGGCCAGCCGCGCGCTCTACATCACCAACAATTCGTCACGTGGCGCCGACGAGGTCGCGGCGCACCTGAATCAGCTGGGCTTCACCGCCACGGCGCACGACGTCGCCACCAGCGGGCAGATCGCGGCGGGGCTGCTGGCCGGCCAGCTGCCCGCCGGAGCACGGGTGCTGGTGCTGGGCTCGGATTCGCTGGCCGCCGAGATCAGTGCGGTCGGTCTGGCCGCGGTACGGCTGGCCACCGATGAGCCGGCGGCAGTCATCCAGGGCTTGTCCACCGAACTCGGTTGGGCTGACCTGGCCGAGGCGGCCCTGGCGATCCGTGCCGGGGCGGTGTGGATGACCACCAACGTCGACAAGACACTGCCGTCGGAGCGTGGCCTGTTGCCCGGCAACGGGTCCATGGTGGCCGCGCTGCGGGCCGCTACCGACGCCGAACCCCAGGTGGCCGGCAAGCCGGGCCCGGCGCTGCTCACCGCGGCCTTGGCCCGCGGCGAGTTCTATGCCCCGCTGGTGGTGGGTGACCGGCTCGACACCGACATTGCCGCGGCCAACGCGGCCGCGCTGCCCAGCCTGATGGTGCTCACCGGTGTGAGCTCCGCGCGTGACGCCGTGGCGGCGGTCGCTGACCAGCGCCCGACCTACCTCGGCCACGACCTGCGGTCTCTGAACGTGGGCGCCGGGGTGCTGGCGATCGGACCGCAGCCGCACTGGGATGTCCAGGTGGACGGCACCACCGTCACCGTCTCCGCGGCACCATCCGCGGGCGAGCGCGTCGACGACGGCCTGTCGGTGGCGCGGGCGCTCGCGTCCGCGGTGTGGGAAGCGGATCTGACCGGGCGACCGTTCACCGTGACCGCCGCGGATGCCACCGCGGAGGCAGCGCTGCAGCAGTGCGCCCTGCTCGGCACATGGCCGTGA
- a CDS encoding TlyA family RNA methyltransferase yields the protein MSRRARVDAELVRRGLARSRQQAAELIEAGKVTIDGIRAVKPATAVAVTAALAVLDDGERTWVSRGAHKLIGALDTFGIDVDGRRCLDAGASTGGFTEVLLDRGAGQVVAVDVGYGQLAWALRTDPRVVVIERTNVRSLTPEAIEGPAELIVADLSFISLGTVLPALAGCASPDADIVPMVKPQFEVGRQQVGAGGVVSDPALRAAAVLSVARRSEELGWGTVAVTASPLPGPSGNVEYFLHLSAALAPLAGDALQAAVQDAVAKGPQ from the coding sequence ATGTCGCGGCGTGCTCGCGTCGATGCCGAACTGGTCCGGCGCGGATTGGCGCGGTCTCGTCAGCAGGCCGCCGAACTGATCGAGGCCGGCAAGGTCACCATTGACGGCATCCGGGCGGTCAAACCGGCAACCGCGGTGGCCGTCACCGCTGCCCTGGCCGTGCTCGACGACGGTGAACGCACCTGGGTGTCGCGCGGGGCGCACAAGTTGATCGGCGCACTGGACACCTTCGGGATCGACGTGGACGGCCGGCGCTGCCTGGACGCCGGGGCCTCGACGGGCGGATTCACCGAGGTGCTGCTGGACCGCGGCGCGGGGCAGGTGGTGGCCGTCGACGTCGGCTACGGACAGCTGGCCTGGGCACTGCGCACCGATCCGCGGGTGGTGGTGATCGAACGCACCAATGTGCGCAGTCTGACCCCGGAGGCCATCGAGGGGCCGGCGGAGCTGATCGTCGCCGACCTCTCGTTCATCTCGCTGGGCACGGTGTTGCCTGCGCTGGCTGGCTGCGCGTCACCCGACGCCGATATCGTTCCGATGGTGAAGCCGCAGTTCGAGGTGGGACGACAGCAGGTGGGGGCCGGCGGCGTGGTGTCCGATCCGGCGCTGCGGGCTGCTGCGGTGCTGTCGGTGGCCCGCCGCTCCGAAGAACTGGGGTGGGGCACCGTCGCCGTCACCGCAAGTCCACTGCCGGGACCTTCCGGCAACGTCGAATATTTCTTGCATCTGAGCGCAGCCCTCGCGCCGCTGGCCGGTGACGCGTTGCAGGCCGCCGTGCAGGATGCCGTGGCGAAGGGCCCCCAATGA
- a CDS encoding NAD kinase, giving the protein MTSQERQRTVLLVVHSGREEATDTARRVEKVLDEHGIALRVLTAEAVDQGSLNFEDEDGRGPGVQTAPVDPDTGAAEGCELVLVLGGDGTFLRAAELARSADIPVLGVNLGRIGFLAEAEADTIDQVLDKIIARDYRVEDRMTLDVVVRADGEVIDSGWALNEASMEKGQRLGVLGVVVEVDGRPVSTFGCDGVLVSTPTGSTAYAFSAGGPVLWPDLDAILVVPNNAHALFARPMVTSPASTIAIEVESSDGHPALVFCDGRRKMLVPAGGRLEVQRGVTPVKWARLGRSPFTDRLVRKFRLPVTGWRGQ; this is encoded by the coding sequence ATGACCAGCCAAGAGCGACAACGCACCGTGCTCCTGGTGGTGCACAGTGGTCGAGAAGAGGCCACCGACACCGCCCGGCGCGTCGAGAAGGTGCTCGACGAACACGGCATCGCCCTGCGGGTGTTGACCGCCGAAGCCGTCGACCAGGGCTCACTGAACTTTGAGGATGAGGACGGACGCGGTCCCGGTGTGCAGACCGCTCCGGTGGATCCCGACACCGGGGCTGCCGAGGGCTGCGAACTGGTGCTGGTGCTCGGCGGTGACGGAACCTTCCTGCGGGCCGCGGAGTTGGCGCGTAGCGCCGACATTCCGGTACTGGGTGTCAACCTGGGCCGGATCGGCTTCCTGGCCGAGGCGGAGGCCGACACCATCGATCAGGTTCTGGACAAGATCATCGCCCGCGATTACCGGGTGGAGGACCGGATGACGCTCGACGTCGTGGTGCGCGCCGACGGCGAGGTGATCGACAGTGGTTGGGCCCTCAATGAGGCCAGCATGGAGAAGGGGCAGCGGTTGGGTGTGCTGGGTGTGGTCGTCGAGGTGGACGGCCGCCCGGTGTCGACATTCGGCTGCGACGGGGTGCTGGTGTCCACCCCGACGGGATCGACCGCCTACGCATTCTCGGCCGGTGGGCCGGTGCTCTGGCCGGACCTCGACGCGATCCTGGTGGTGCCCAATAACGCACACGCGCTGTTCGCCCGGCCCATGGTCACCAGCCCCGCCTCCACGATCGCGATCGAGGTGGAGTCCAGCGACGGCCATCCTGCGCTGGTGTTCTGCGACGGCCGCCGCAAGATGCTGGTGCCTGCCGGAGGACGCCTGGAGGTACAACGTGGCGTCACCCCGGTGAAGTGGGCGCGGTTAGGCCGCTCGCCGTTCACCGACCGGCTGGTGCGCAAGTTCCGGCTGCCCGTCACCGGCTGGCGCGGACAATGA
- the steA gene encoding putative cytokinetic ring protein SteA: protein MKMSALLSRNTARPGLVGTARVDHDIDRLLRRVGPGDIVVLDILDLDRITADALVEAQIAGVVNASASISGRYPNLGPEVLVANGVALIDEAGPTVFKKIRDGAKVRLYNGAVYSGDRRLARGVERSDVEIADLMIEAKSGLVAHLESFAGNTIEFIRSESPLLIDGIGIPEIDVDLRRRHVVLVGDEATATEDLKCLKPFIKEYQPVLIGVGAGADVLRKAGYRPQLIVGDPDQMSAEVLRCGSQVVLPADADGHAPGLERIQDLGVGAMTFPAAGSAMDLALLLADHHGAALLVTAGHTANIETFFDRTRQLSNPSMFMTRLKVGQKLVDARAVATLYRNRISAGAIALLVLTMLMAIIVALWVSRTDAVVLEWLGNYWHHLTQWLRHWVT from the coding sequence ATGAAGATGTCTGCGCTGCTGTCTCGTAACACCGCCCGGCCCGGCCTCGTCGGTACGGCCCGCGTCGACCACGACATCGATCGCCTGCTGCGCAGGGTCGGGCCCGGCGACATCGTCGTCCTCGACATTCTCGACCTGGACCGGATCACCGCCGACGCCCTGGTGGAAGCCCAGATCGCCGGGGTCGTCAACGCCTCGGCCTCGATCTCCGGCCGCTACCCCAACCTCGGCCCGGAGGTGCTCGTCGCCAACGGCGTCGCACTGATCGACGAAGCCGGACCCACGGTGTTCAAGAAGATCCGCGACGGCGCCAAGGTCCGCCTGTACAACGGTGCCGTCTACTCCGGCGACCGACGGCTGGCCCGCGGCGTCGAGCGCAGCGACGTCGAGATCGCCGACCTGATGATCGAGGCCAAGAGCGGCCTGGTGGCTCACCTGGAGTCCTTCGCCGGCAACACCATTGAATTCATTCGCAGCGAGAGCCCGTTGCTGATCGACGGGATCGGAATCCCCGAGATCGACGTGGACCTGCGGCGCCGCCACGTGGTGCTGGTCGGCGATGAAGCCACCGCCACCGAAGACCTCAAGTGCCTCAAGCCGTTCATCAAGGAGTACCAGCCGGTGCTGATCGGCGTCGGCGCCGGAGCCGACGTACTGCGCAAGGCCGGGTATCGCCCGCAGCTGATTGTCGGCGACCCCGACCAGATGAGCGCCGAGGTGCTGCGCTGCGGATCCCAGGTGGTGCTGCCCGCCGACGCCGACGGCCACGCACCCGGCCTGGAGCGCATCCAGGACCTCGGTGTCGGCGCCATGACCTTCCCCGCCGCCGGCTCCGCGATGGACCTGGCGCTGCTGCTGGCCGACCACCACGGTGCGGCCCTGCTGGTGACGGCCGGCCACACGGCCAACATCGAAACGTTCTTCGACCGCACCCGCCAGCTGAGCAACCCGTCGATGTTCATGACGCGACTCAAGGTCGGCCAGAAACTGGTGGACGCCCGCGCCGTGGCGACGCTCTACCGCAACCGGATCTCGGCCGGCGCCATCGCACTGTTGGTGCTGACCATGCTGATGGCGATCATCGTGGCGCTGTGGGTCTCGCGGACCGACGCCGTGGTGCTCGAGTGGCTGGGCAACTACTGGCACCACCTGACGCAGTGGCTGCGGCACTGGGTGACCTAA
- the recN gene encoding DNA repair protein RecN produces MLTEIRIESLGAISAATAEFDRGLTVLTGETGTGKTMVVTGLHLLGGARADANRVRSGAARAVVEGRFCTADLAQSAARQIDELLEAAGAERDEDGSVIAARSVSRDGPSRAYLGGRGVPAKSLTGFTGSLLTLHGQNDQLRLMRPEEQRAALDRYAAVGARLERYRSAREAWQSARRELVERRDRARELAQEADRLTFALREIDAVDPRTGEDDALTAEIRRLSELDALRAAATGARAALAGGSDDAPDDDGPTSATDRLGQAKTALVATDDAALQTLGEQLGEALTVVGDVARELGAYLEDLPTGTEALDAKLARQAELRSLTRKYAADIDGVLAWAAQSRERLNQLDVSEEALAGLARRVDELGEQVAKAATDLSAVRTKAAGGLAKAVSAELSGLAMADAEFSIAVSASPAAAEDPAALRLASGQTVHAGADGIDDVEFGLAPHRGMTVLPLAKSASGGELSRVMLALEVVLATSSKQSAGTTMVFDEIDAGVGGRAAVQIGRRLARLARTHQVIVVTHLPQVAAYADVHLMVEPTGRAGASGVRRLADDDRVGELARMLAGLGETETARAHARELLDAAREDRGTD; encoded by the coding sequence TTGCTCACTGAAATCCGCATCGAATCCCTGGGCGCCATCAGCGCGGCCACCGCTGAGTTCGACCGCGGTCTGACCGTGCTGACCGGGGAGACCGGCACCGGCAAGACCATGGTCGTCACCGGTCTGCACCTGTTGGGGGGCGCCCGCGCCGACGCCAACCGGGTGCGTTCCGGTGCTGCCCGCGCGGTGGTCGAAGGCCGGTTCTGCACCGCAGATCTGGCGCAGTCCGCGGCTCGGCAGATCGATGAGCTCTTGGAGGCCGCCGGGGCGGAGCGCGACGAGGACGGCAGCGTGATCGCGGCCCGCTCCGTCAGCCGCGACGGCCCTTCCCGGGCTTACCTGGGCGGTCGAGGGGTGCCCGCCAAATCGCTGACCGGTTTCACCGGCAGCCTGCTCACCCTGCACGGCCAGAACGACCAGCTGCGTCTGATGCGCCCGGAGGAACAGCGCGCCGCCCTGGACCGCTACGCCGCGGTCGGCGCCCGGCTGGAGCGTTACCGCAGCGCACGCGAGGCCTGGCAGTCGGCGCGGCGTGAGCTGGTCGAACGCCGCGACCGCGCCCGAGAACTGGCCCAGGAAGCCGACCGGCTGACTTTCGCCCTGCGCGAGATCGATGCCGTCGACCCTCGGACCGGGGAAGACGACGCGCTGACCGCCGAGATCCGGCGACTGTCCGAACTCGACGCGCTGCGCGCCGCGGCTACCGGGGCGCGGGCGGCCCTGGCCGGCGGTTCTGATGACGCTCCCGATGACGACGGGCCGACCTCGGCCACCGACCGGCTGGGGCAGGCCAAGACGGCACTGGTTGCCACCGACGACGCGGCGCTGCAGACCCTCGGTGAACAACTCGGTGAGGCGCTCACCGTGGTCGGCGACGTGGCCCGCGAACTGGGTGCCTACCTCGAGGACCTGCCCACCGGCACCGAGGCCCTTGACGCCAAACTCGCCCGGCAGGCCGAGCTGCGCAGCCTGACCCGCAAGTACGCCGCCGACATCGACGGAGTGCTGGCCTGGGCCGCGCAGTCGCGGGAGCGTCTCAACCAGCTCGACGTCTCCGAGGAAGCGCTCGCCGGGCTGGCCCGACGCGTCGATGAGCTGGGTGAACAGGTGGCCAAGGCCGCCACCGACCTCAGTGCGGTGCGCACCAAGGCGGCCGGTGGGCTGGCCAAAGCGGTCAGCGCCGAGCTGTCCGGACTGGCGATGGCCGACGCCGAGTTCAGCATTGCGGTCAGCGCCAGCCCGGCCGCCGCCGAGGATCCGGCCGCGTTGCGGTTGGCCTCGGGACAGACCGTGCACGCCGGAGCCGACGGCATCGATGACGTCGAGTTCGGGCTCGCGCCGCATCGCGGGATGACGGTGCTGCCGCTGGCCAAGAGTGCCTCCGGCGGGGAACTGTCGCGGGTGATGCTGGCGCTGGAGGTGGTGCTGGCCACCTCGTCGAAGCAGTCGGCCGGTACCACGATGGTGTTCGACGAGATCGACGCCGGGGTGGGCGGACGGGCCGCGGTGCAGATCGGGCGGCGCCTGGCGCGCTTGGCCCGCACCCACCAGGTGATCGTCGTGACGCACTTGCCGCAGGTCGCGGCCTACGCCGACGTGCACCTGATGGTGGAGCCCACCGGGCGGGCGGGCGCCAGTGGCGTGCGGCGCTTGGCCGATGACGACCGGGTCGGTGAGCTGGCTCGGATGCTGGCCGGGCTGGGGGAGACCGAGACCGCGCGGGCCCACGCGCGGGAGCTGCTCGATGCCGCTCGGGAGGATCGGGGCACCGATTAG